The sequence below is a genomic window from Rhodococcus sp. 4CII.
TCGACACCGGCAAACTGGCGGTCGCGGTGCTGCCGGTGCCGGAGAAATTGTCGCTGAAGGCTGCGGCTGCGGCGCTCGGCGCGGGAAAGGCCGTGATGGCCGACCGCGCCGAGGCCGAGCGCTCCACCGGGTACGTCTTCGGAGGCATCTCCCCGCTCGGGCAGCGCAAGCCTCTTCCGACGGTCGTCGACGCCTCGGCGCTCGACTGGGACCGGGTACTGTGCAGCGCCGGCAGGCGCGGGCTGGAGATCGAACTCGCGCCCGCCGACCTGGTGCGCCTCAGCGGTGCCGTCACCGCGGCGGTCACAGCAGGCTGATCTGCTCCCCTACCCGCGCCTCGTCACGCCCGGCGTCGGGGTCGAGAAGTTCCGGTCCGTTGTTCTTCACGCTGTTCACCAGTGTGGACACCCGCCGGACCGTGATGTCGGCGATGGCGTCGGGTGACACCGCGAGCAGGTCCGTCGACGCGGGATGCTCGGGATCGAGCCACGCGGCCCAGCGGTCGCGGGGCATCACCAACGGCATCCGGTCGTGCACGTTCTCGAGCTGCGCGACGGAGTCGACCGTGATGATGCTGCAGCTCAGGACCGGGGGCGACTCCGCGACCGCGGGATCGTGCCACACGGACCACAGCCCGGCCATGTACAGGCGGGAGCCGTCGTCCGGTGACATGTAGTACGGAATCTTCTTCGCCTTGCCCGCCTTCTTCCCGGCGGGCGCCTCGTCGACCTCCGTCTGCCACTCGTACCAGCCGTCCATCGGGACGAGGCAGCGCTTGTATTTGAAGGCGTTCCGGAAAGCCGGTTTGGTGTCGACGGAATCTGCTCGTGCGTTGAACAGCACAGGACCCTTGCCGAGTTCCTTCGTCCACGACGGGACGAGCCCCCACCGCATTCTCCGGATCCGGCGGGCGTTGTGACGATCGACCACCGTCAGCACCTGCGTGGTGGGTGCGACGTTGTAGTCGGGCTGACTCTCGTCGTCGCCCGTCTCGTCGATCGCATCGAGGTCGACCGCGAGTGTCGCCGGATTCGCAGTGGTCGCATACCTGCCGCACATGCCCACCAGAGTGGCACGAACCACCGACACCCGCGACACGCCGCCCACCCCGCCCGGCGGCCCGTCCGATAGGCGAAGATGGAGACCGTGAGCCTGAGCCTGTGGAACGCCCCCCGTGCCGAAGTGCCCGTCGTCGCGACGGTCGCCCTCCCCGGATCGAAGTCGATCACCAATCGCGCGCTGATCCTCGCCGCACTCGCGGACGGGCCGTCCACCCTCACCGGAGCACTGCGCAGCCGCGACACCGACCTCATGATCGACGCCCTCCGCACGCTCGGAACGAGCATCGACACCGTCGACGCCGAGACCATGCTGCGCGTCACGCCGGGCCGGTTCCGGGGCGGTGCGGTCGACTGCGGGCTCGCGGGCACCGTGATGCGGTTTCTTCCGCCGGTCGCCGCTCTCGCCGACGGTACCGTCCACTTCGACGGCGACGAGCAGGCCCGGACCCGCCCCCTCGACACCATCCTGAACGCGCTGCGCGGCCTCGGCGCGGACATCGACGGCGACTCCCTCCCCTTCACCGTGCGCGGCGCGGGCTCGCTGCGCGGTGGGCGGGTCACGATCGACGCGTCGGGCTCGTCGCAGTTCGTCTCCGGGCTGCTGCTGTCGGCGGCCGCGTTCGACGAGGGCGTCACGGTCCATCACGACGGCAAGACCGTCCCGTCGATGCCGCACATCGACATGACCGTCGACATGCTCCGTGAATCGGGTGTGGAGGTGTCGACCCCCGCGACCGGTGGGGAGGCCGATACGTGGAGGGTGAGCCCCGGCGTCGTGCGGGCGATCGACCGGGTGATCGAGCCCGACCTGTCCAACGCGACCGCCTTCCTGGCCGCCGCCGCCGTCACCGGGGGTGAGGTGACGGTTCCGCTGTGGCCGAGCCGGACGACGCAGCCCGGCGACGCGATCCGCGGGATCCTGCTGGCGATGGGCGCGGACGTCCGGCTGGACGGGTCGAGTCTGACGGTGCGCGGCCCCCACAAGCTGACCGGGATCGACATCGACCTGCACGACGTGGGCGAACTCACCCCCACCGTCGCGGCACTCGCCGCTCTCGCCGACGGGCCGTCCCACCTGCGCGGCATCGCGCATCTACGCGGTCACGAGACCGACCGGCTGGCCGCTCTCGCGCACGAGATCAACGCGCTGGGCGGAAACGCCACCGAGACCGAGGACGGCCTCACCATCGTCCCGGCAGCCCTCCACGGGGGGACGTGGCGCTCCTACGCCGACCACCGGATGGCGACCGCCGGGGCCATCGTCGGCCTGACGGTCGACGGCATCGAGATCGAGGACGTCGGCACGACGGCCAAGACCCTTCCCGGGTTCGAGAACCTGTGGGCCACAATGCTGTCCGCAGGCACAGCGACCGAACGGAAGGCGAGCTTCTGAGCCGCAGGCAGTACGACGAGTCCGACGTCCGGGTGCGCCCGGGCCGAGGCACGCGTCCGCGCACGAAGACCCGGCCGGAACATCTCGCCGCGGAATCCGCGATGGTCGTCTCGGTCGACCGCGGCCGCTGGGGATGCGTACTGGGCGGTGACCCCGAACGGCCCCTCGTCACGATGCGCGCCCGCGAACTGGGCCGCACCCCGATCGTGGTGGGCGACGAGGTGAGCGTCGTCGGCGATCTGTCCGGCAAACCCGACACACTCGCCCGGATCGTGCGGGTGGCCGACCGCTCCACCGTGCTGCGGCGCACCGCCGACGACACCGATCCGTACGAGCGGATCGTCGTGGCCAACGCCCAGCAGCTGCTGATCGTCGTGGCACTCGCCGACCCGCCGCCGCGAACCGGATTCGTCGAACGCGCACTGGTCGCCGCGTACGCCGGCGGGTTGAGCCCCATCGTGTGCCTGACGAAGAGCGATCTCGAGTCACCCGAGGAGTTCGCGAGCGCGTTCGCCGACCTCGACGTGCCCGTCGTCGTGGCCGGACGGGACGATCCCGTCGATGAGGTCGTGTCGATGCTCTCCGGCCGGCTCACCGCACTGATCGGTCATTCCGGGGTCGGCAAGTCGACTCTCGTCAACCGCCTCGTGCCCGACGCCGACCGCGCCGTCGGTGTGGTCTCCGGCGTCGGCAAGGGCCGCCACACCTCCACGCAGTCGGTCGCGCTGCCCCTCCCGGGCGGTGGCTGGGTCATCGACACGCCGGGCATCCGCTCGTTCGGGCTGGCCCACATCTCCCCGGAGAACGTGGTGGCCGCGTTCTCCGACCTGGCCGCGGCCATCGAGGACTGCCCGCGAGGCTGTACCCACCTCGGCCCGCCCGCGGACCCGGAATGCGCGCTCGACCACCTCGAGGGCAAGGCCGCCAAACGCGTCGACGCGGTCCGTCACCTCCTCACGGCCATCGCGTCCAACGAAGCCTGGTGAGGGACGAACCGCGCCTGTAGCGGAACCTTCTAGCGGGAGAGCAGCGCGCGCAGACCGCCGCGCTTGCGCGTGCGCTTGATCGCGGAACCGAGCCCCTGACGGCGACCGGTCACGGGATCGATTGTCGCCGTGGTGTTTCCACCGAACTTACGCTCCGACGCCGTCTCCGGCGCGTCGTCCGCGGTCGCCTTGAGGTACTTGTTCGGCAACGACAGCTTGGCGATGGTCCGCCACGACTTCGCGTACTGCACGAGGAACGGCCCGGAGGTATAGGGCAGGTCGTACTTCTCGCACAGTTCCCGCACCCGCACGGCGATCTCCGCGTAGCGGTTGCTCGGCAGGTCGGGGAACAGGTGGTGCTCGATCTGGTAGCTCAGGTTGCCGGACATGAAGTCCATCAGCCTGCCGCCGTCGATGTTCGCGCTACCGAGCATCTGCCGGAGGTACCACTGCGCGGGCGTTTCCTTGTCGATGTCGGCCTTCGTGAACTTCTCGGCGCCGTCCGGGAAGTGCCCGCAGAAGATGATCGCGTTGGTCCACACGTTGCGGATCATGTTCGCGGCGATGTTGGCAGTGAGCGTGCTCTTCCACGCGGGACCGGTGACCGCGGGGTGGATCACGTAGTCCTTGAGGATCTGCTTGCCGACCTTCTCGCCGACCTCGCGAAGCTTGCGCTGGGTCTCCTCGCTCGGTACGCGCCCCTTGGCGACCTTGCCGAGTTCGAGGTGCTGCGCCGCGATGCCGTACTCGAAGAACAGCGCGAGCAGGGTGTTGTAGAGGAGGTTGCCGGTATTGAACGGCTTCCACCGCTGGTCACGCGTGACGCGCAGCAGCCCGTATCCCACGTCGTCGTCCATGCCGAGGACATTGGTGTACTTGTGGTGAATGTAGTTGTGCGTCTGCTTCCAGTGAGCGGACGGTCCCGTCACGTCCCACTCCCACGAGGTGGAGTGGATCTCGGGATCGTTCATCCAGTCCCACTGGCCGTGCATGACGTTGTGGCCGAGTTCCATGTTCTCGATGATCTTCGAGAGGGAGAGCAAGGCCGTGCCCGCGAGCCAGGCGGGACGCCGCTTGCTCGCGAACAGCACTGCGCGCCCGCTGATCTCGAGTCCGCGCTGCAGCCTGATGGTGTTCCGCACGTAGCGCGCGTCGCGCTCCCCGCGGGACTCTTCGATATCGCGGCGGATCGCATCCAACTCGCGCCCGAGCGCCTCGACATCGGCTTCGGTGAGATGTGCGTATTCCTTGACATCTGCAATCGCCATGGGGGACCTCCTCCTGGCTGGGTCGACAGTTCACACCCGGTAGGCGCTGACTCGACCTACCGTACCGTAAGTTACGACACCGTAGGTTACCTGAGTGTAGGTGTGAGTGAAATCACCGGCGGCGTCGAGGAATCTTGGCCTCGGCGCGGGCACGAAGCGCCGACAGCAGACCCCGGCGCTGCCCCGTGACGGGGTCCGTGCGCAGCGTCTCCACCATCGCTGCACCCGCATCGCGGGCCTCGCGGAACTTGCGCTCCGACGACGTCTCAGGGGCGTCGTCGGCCGTCGCCCGCAGGAAGCGGTCGGGCAGCGCGAGCTTGTGGATCGTGCGCAGAGCCAGCAGATACTGCTTCGCGAGCGAACCCGTCGTGTACGGCAGGTCGTACTTCTCGCACAGCGCCCGCACCTTCACGGCGATCTCCGGGTACCGGTTGCTGGGCAGGTCCGGGAAAAGGTGATGCTCGATCTGGTAGCTGAGGTTGCCGCTCATGAAGCCCATGATCTTGCCGGAATCGAAATTGGCGCTGCCCAGCATCTGCCGGAGATACCATTCGTGCCGGGTCTCGTTCTCGTACTCCGCGACGGTGAATTTCTCGGCACCGTCCGGGAAGTGGCCGCAGAAGATCACGACGTACGCCCACAGATTCCGGGCGAGGTTCGCGGCAGTGTTCGCCGACAGCGTCGACTTCCACGCCGGGCCCGCGAGCAGCGGGAACAGGAAGAAATCCTTGCCGACCTGCCGGAAGATCTTGCGGGCGAAATCCTTGTTGGCCTGCGAGTTGAGCTGCCCTTTCTCGGCGCCCTCCAACTCGGCCGCGAACGTGAGGTCGTGGAGCGCGATCCCCCATTCGAACGTGGCGGCGAGGACGATGTTGGCGAACGGCTGCAGCAGATTGATCGGCCGCCACTCCTCGTCGCGGGTCATCCGGAGGATGCCGAAACCGACGTCGGAGTCCATTCCCACGATGTTGGTGAACGTGTGGTGGGAGTAGTTGTGGGCCCGCTTCCAATGCTCCGAGGGGCCCGTCTGATCCCACTCCCACGACATCGAGTGGATCTCGGGATCGTTCATCCAGTCCCACTGGCCGTGCATCACGTTGTGGCCGAGTTCCATGTTCTCGATGATCTTCGAGAGGGAGAGCATCGCGGTGCCCGCGAGCCAGGCCGGCCGGTACCTGCTGCCGAACAGCGCGAGCCGGCCACCGAGCTCCAGCAGTCGTTGCGCCCTGATGGCCCGGCGGATGTAACGGGCGTCGCGGACGCCTCGCGAATCCTCCACGTCGAGCCGGATCGCATCCAACTCACGCCCGAGCGATTCGATGTCCGCTTCGGTCAGATGCGCGAACTCTTTGATGTCGGTGATCGCCACCGTGCTCCTCCGTCTGGTGAGAGTCCGAGAATAGCGGAGTCAGGTGAACAACACGCTCACGCTCACGCGTCGAGCGTGCAGTCCCCTGCCGCCGCCGAGATACAAGTCTGGACTCGGTCACCTTCGGCATGCTGCTTGCCGGACCTCAGGTCGATCGCGTGCCCGGCGAGAATCGGCACGACACAGGTCTGACAGATACCCATCCGGCAGCCGAACGGCATCAGTGCCCCGACCTTCTCACCGGCCTCGAGGAGAGTGGTGGCACCGTCGATCGCGACGGTCTTGTCGGCCTTGGCGAACGTCACCGTTCCACCCTCGCCGGACGTGTCCGCGCGGGAGACGGCGAAACGCTCGAGGTGCAACTTGTCCTCGATGTTCTCGTCGCGCCACAGCGTCTCGATCTCGTCGAGCATCGGCAGCGGCCCACAGGCCCACGTCTGCCGTTCGCGCCAGTCCGGGCACACTTCGTCGAGCGAGGACAACGCGAACTTGCCCTGGCTGCGGGTGAGCTGGATCTTGCACCGGAAGTCGTCGTGCTCCTCGTGGAGCTGGGTGAGTTCGTCGGCGAACATCACGTCGGCGTCGGTGGGCGCCGAATGGACGTGGAAGACGTCGGGAAGCTGGCCGCGCCGGTTCATCGTGCGGAGCATCGCCATGACGGGAGTGATGCCGCTGCCCGCGGTGAGGAACAGGATGCGCTGCGGCGGCGGGTCGGGCAGCGCGAAGTTGCCCGTGGGCGTCGCGAGCCGCACGATCGTGCCCGACGGCACACCGTTGACGAGGTGACTCGACAGGAATCCCTCGGGCATCGCCTTGACGGCGATGGAGATGAGTTTGTCGTCCCAGTTCGGGGGTGAGGTGAGGGAGTACGAACGCCAGTGCCATCGTCCGTCGATGTGCAGGCCGATGCCGATGTACTGGCCGGGCTCGTAGTCGAAGTCGAATCCCCAGCCCGGCTTGATGACGATCGTCGCAGAGTCCGCCGTCTCCGCGCGTACCTCCACGATCTGTCCGCGCAGTTCGCGGGCCGACCACAGCGGGTTGGCCAGGTGCAGGTAGTCGTCGGGGAGCAACGGCGTCGTCAGACGTGCCGCCGCACCGCGCAACCAATTGAGCTTGGACCGCTTGGCGGGCACGACCGCTGCTGCGGGCGCCTCGATCCAATCCTTGAGACCCATTCGACCTCCACCTTTTCCGTCACGACCTACGCTACCGTAGGTTTTTAAGTTACGGTACCGTAGGTTACCCCAAGGTAAGAGGATGGACCGGTCAGAGCAGTTCGAGCAGGAACGGAAGCTCCTGGGTGGCATACCACGCCAGTACGTGATCCTCGGCGTCACCCAGAACGAACTCGGCGTCCGGGTCCCCGAGATCCGCCTCGTCGATTGCCGACACCGCTCGCTCGATGTCCGGCTCCGCCTCCGCGAGGTCGACGTGCACCGACGCAACCCGGCCGATCGTCACCGGACCGGGCAGGCGGACCACCGCGTCGTCGAGGTCCGGACGCGGCGTCACGTCATCCACGTCCGCGGCGACCACGGCGCGACGGAAGCGGACCCCGTCGGTTCCGCCCTCCGCGACCCGGCCCGCGATCAGACGCAGCGACGCCCGGGCTGCCTCCGCCATCGCGACCTCGGCCAGTTCGTCGTCGTCTCCCGACGAGTACGCCTCACGGAGGGTGGCGGTGACGGCGAAGGCGGTACGGCTCATCGGGTCGAATTCCTGGTCGGCCACGAGCCGATGGAGGATCTCGATCGTCGCAGGAACGTACACCCTCGTCATGCGACACCCGTCATTCGCACCGCGGACTTCTCACCGGCTGGCATCCAACAACTCCTCGAGAGATTCGTGCAGCAGCGCCGCCACCACGTCCACGTCGGCCATGGCGTCACGGTCTGCATTCAAACCGTAATAGACGTTGCCGTCGTACGACGTCAGCGCAATGCTCAAAGTCTGGTTTTTCAGCAGCGGCGACACCGGATACATCTCGAGCATCCGCGCTCCCCCGACGTACAGCGGCAGCTGCGGACCCGGCGCGTTGGTGATCATCAGATTGAACATCCGCTGCGAGAAGCTGCTCGCCACCCGGGCACCCATCGCGTGCAGCGTGGCCGGTGCGAAACCCGACAACCGCACCAGGGTCTCCGCGGTGACCCGCTGACTCTGCTTCGCGTGCGCCTCCATCGCGTGTGCCACGTGCGAAAGCCGCACCACAGCATTCGGTTCCCCCACCGGCAGGTCGATGAGGAACGAGGACACCATGCTCCGCGGATCCGCCCACTCGCCGCGACGCGACGCCTCCTCGGCGTCCTCCGGGTCCGTCGCGTACACCGACATCGGAACCATCGCACGGACTGTCGTCGATTCGGCCACCGGTTCGCCGCGGGACAGCAACCAGTACCGCATCGCCCCCGACACGACGGCGAGGATCACGTCGTTGACCTCGCACCCGTACTGCGCGCGGATCTTCCGGTAATCGCCCAATTCGGTCTTGACGACGGCGAAGCGCCGGTTCCGGGAAATGGTCGCGTTGAGCGGACTCGCCGGCGCCACCTGCGTGGCGGTACGCACCACGGCGGCGAGTTTGCCGACCGCGCGCACGGTCTCACCCACCGCCGACGCCATGTCACCCAACGTCACCCGCAGCGCCGCCAGTCCCTCGCCCGGCCGCGACACCATCTCCGCGAGCGCACCGGCGATGAGCGTGGACTCGCTGGGCGCGGGGCTCGGCATCCACAACTCCTCGGCCATCGGCCGCCGGGTCTTCGCCGGGTCCAGGATCACCTGCCCGATCTCGAGCGCCGTCTCGCCGTCGACGAGCGACGAATGAGACTTCGTGAAGATGGCGAAACGGTTGTTCGACAACCCCTCCACCAGATACATCTCCCACAGCGGGCGCGTGTTGTCGAGCGGGCGGGACGTGAGCCGCGCGACCAGGTCGTGCAACTGGGCATCCGATCCGGGTTTCGGCAGCGCCGACCGCCGGACGTGGTACTCGATGTCGAAGTCCTGGTCGTCCACCCACACCGGACGCGACAGCCCCAGCGCCACCTCCCGCACCTTCTGGCGGTAGCGCGGCACCAGACTCAGCCGCTCCTCGACGAGGCTCAGTAATTCCTCGTAGGACAACCCGTTTCGCGGTTTCCGGAAGATCGCGAGCGAACCCACGTGCATCGGCGTACTGCTCGCCTCGAGGAAGTAGAACGACGCGTCCTGCGTAGTCAGTCTCGTCACCATGTCGGCGCCTGTCCCCCTTGCATCCCGTCTCGATCCACGTCGAGAAGTATCGCTATCTCGTCCGCGGTGGCCGCGCCGTCGACGTGGTGAACCCCGACCATCCCGGCCGCCACCGCACCCCGGACGTTGACCGGCAGGTCGTCGACGAAGATACAGTCCCCCGGATCCAGGCCGAGCGCATCGGCGGTCAGCCGGTAGATCCGCGGATCAGGTTTGGCAACACCGACATCCCCGGACAGCACGACGTGGTCGACGAACCGGCCGTCGCCGAGTTCCCGCAGCCACTGCGCGGCGGGGCCCCCCGGATCGTTGCTGAGGATTGCAGTGCGCACACCACGGTTGCGGGCACCGGCAAGGACTGACGACAGGCCGTCCATGTCCGAACCGGGGCCCGCCAGAACTCCGCCGAAGTCCAAAATCAATCCCCGCACGTCCCCACCCTAGGGTCCGCTCCCCGGTTCGGCGACACGACGACGGGATCCGTGCGAGTATGACCGCTACGACGGCCGTCTCATGCCGAAACCGGGGGGTAAGAAATGAGTGAGTCCTACACGTTCCTGTCACGGGTGCCGCACTTCGAGCCGGCCGCCCGCGACGTTCCCGCACCGCCGCTGCCGGCAGCTCCGGACGCGCCTGCGCGTGGGCGCCCCGCACCGGGCCGCGGTCGGCACCGTCCGTCGCCCCACTCGGGGGCGTCGCCGCGATCTCCCGCGGCGCAGCCGGACACGGCGCCGCTTCCCCCGCGGGATGTCCATCGATTCACGGAGCAGGCGTTCCGGCTCGTTCTCGAAGTTCTGGATCGGCGCCGCAATGTGCGGCAACTGCGGCCGCTGGTGTCGCCGTCGCTGATCGACGTCGTGCGCACGCTCGCGCTGGCGGATGCTCCGGGCAGGCGACTCGGCGTCGCGACGCTCGTCCGCGTGCATCTGCGCGCGGTGGGACCCGGGGCGTACGAGGCGTTCGGCACCTACGGCCGGGGTTCCCGGGTCTTCGTGATCGCAGCCCGTGTCGAACGAGCGTCCGACACGGGCTGGACCGTCACCTCGATGGTGGTCGGCTGATCCGGGAGGTCAGCGCTTGCGCTTGGTCCGCGGAGCCTTCTTGCCCTTCGCCTGCGACCGCGCGGCTTCGCGCCGCTGGCGGCGGGTGCCGGCGTCGGCGGCATCGTCCGACTCGGCCGCTCCACGGCGGCTGAGCTGGGCGTTGCCGTCCTCGGCGGGCCCGGAATAGGTGAGCCCGCGCGGCTCGCCGTCGTCCAGTCCCTTGGCGCGGAGGGCGGACGGCGCGGCCGTGCCTTGCGCCTGCTGTGCTGCTTCCTGGGTGGGCAGCGGACGCGGCGGGGCCGGAGCGGGTGCGGCGGACGCCGTTGCCGCGGCGGACGACGCGGTGACGGCGATGCCCGGAGCCGGCGCCGCCTGCGGTGCGGCGGCCTCGACCTGAAGGTTGAACAGGAATCCGACCGACTCCTCCTTGAGCCCTTCCAGCATGCCGCCGAACATGTCGAAGCCCTCGCGCTGGTATTCGACGAGCGGATCGCGCTGGGCCATCGCCCGCAGACCGATGCCCTCCTTGAGGTAGTCCATCTCGTAGAGGTGTTCGCGCCACTTGCGGTCGAGCACGCTGAGCAGGACCCGGCGTTCCAGCTCACGCATGGATCCCTCGCCGGCCACACCGTCGATCTCGGCTTCCCGGCGGGTGTACGCCTCGTGCGCGTCCTTCAGCAGGGTCTCGCGCAACTCCTCGGCGGTGATGTCCTTCGTGTCGCCCTCGTCGCTGTCGCCGACCAGTTCCTTGTAGTCGATGCCGACCGGGTACAGCGTCCGGAGGGCCGTCCACAGCTGTTCGAGATCCCAGTCCTCGACGTACCCGTCGGCGGTGGCACCGTCGACGTAGGCGGTGACCACGTCGGTGATCATCTTCTCGACCTGGCCCTCCATGTCCTTGCCTTCGAGGATCTGGCGGCGCTCGTTGTAGATGACCGTGCGCTGCTGGTTCATCACCTCGTCGTACTTGAGGACGTTCTTACGGATCTCGAAGTTCTGCTGCTCGACCTGCGTCTGAGCGCTCTTGATGGCCTTCGAGACCATCTTCGCCTCGATGGGGACGTCGTCGGGCAGATTGAGCCGGGTCATGATCGACTCGAGCGCCGCGCCGTTGAACCGCCGCATCAATTCGTCGCCGAGCGACAGGTAGAACCGCGACTCACCGGGGTCGCCCTGACGGCCGGACCGGCCGCGCAACTGGTTGTCGATACGCCGGGACTCGTGCCGCTCCGTGCCGAGCACGTACAGCCCGCCCGCCTCGCGGACCCTGTCCGCGTCGGCTTTCACCTCGGCCTTGACCTGGTCGAGGACGTCGTCCCACGCCGCCTCGTAGTCCTCCGGTGTGTGCACCGGGTCGAGTCCCTGCTTGCGCAGCGCGATGTCCGCGATGATGTCGGGGTTGCCGCCCAGCACGACGTCGGTACCACGGCCGGCCATGTTGGTCGCCACGGTGACCGCACCCGACCGGCCGGCCTCCGCGATGATCTGGGCTTCCTGCTCGTGGAACTTCGCGTTCAGCACGTTGTGGGCCACGCCGCGCTTGGTGAACTGCTTGGACAGGTACTCGGACCGCTCGACGCTCGTGGTACCGATCAGGACGGGCTGGCCGTTCTGATGGCGCTCGACGACGTCGTCGACGACCGCATCGAACTTGGCTTCCTCGGTCTTGTAGATCAGGTCACCGTTGTCGACGCGCACCATCGGCCGGTTGGTGGGGATCGGGATGACACCGAGGTTGTAGATCTGGTGCAACTCGGCGGCCTCGGTCTCGGCCGTACCCGTCATGCCCGACAGCTTGTCGTACAGGCGGAAGTAGTTCTGCAGCGTGATCGTGGCGAGGGTCTGATTCTCGGCCTTGATCTCGACCTTCTCCTTGGCCTCGATCGCCTGGTGCATGCCCTCGTTGTACCGGCGGCCGACGAGGACGCGGCCGGTGAATTCGTCGACGATGATCACTTCGCCGTCGCGGACGATGTAGTCCTTGTCCTTCGTGTAGAGCTCCTTGGCCTTGATGGCGTTGTTCAGGTAGCTCACGAGGGGCGAGTTGGCGGCCTCGTACAGATTGTCGATGCCGAGCTGATCCTCGACCAGTTCGACACCGGCCTCGTGGACGCCGATGGTGCGCTTGCGGATGTCGACCTCGTAATGCACGTCACGCTTGAGCAGCGGCGCGATGCGCGCGAATTCCGCGTACCACTTGCTCGAGGCGT
It includes:
- a CDS encoding ferredoxin reductase; translated protein: MGLKDWIEAPAAAVVPAKRSKLNWLRGAAARLTTPLLPDDYLHLANPLWSARELRGQIVEVRAETADSATIVIKPGWGFDFDYEPGQYIGIGLHIDGRWHWRSYSLTSPPNWDDKLISIAVKAMPEGFLSSHLVNGVPSGTIVRLATPTGNFALPDPPPQRILFLTAGSGITPVMAMLRTMNRRGQLPDVFHVHSAPTDADVMFADELTQLHEEHDDFRCKIQLTRSQGKFALSSLDEVCPDWRERQTWACGPLPMLDEIETLWRDENIEDKLHLERFAVSRADTSGEGGTVTFAKADKTVAIDGATTLLEAGEKVGALMPFGCRMGICQTCVVPILAGHAIDLRSGKQHAEGDRVQTCISAAAGDCTLDA
- a CDS encoding DUF6912 family protein — protein: MTRVYVPATIEILHRLVADQEFDPMSRTAFAVTATLREAYSSGDDDELAEVAMAEAARASLRLIAGRVAEGGTDGVRFRRAVVAADVDDVTPRPDLDDAVVRLPGPVTIGRVASVHVDLAEAEPDIERAVSAIDEADLGDPDAEFVLGDAEDHVLAWYATQELPFLLELL
- the aroA gene encoding 3-phosphoshikimate 1-carboxyvinyltransferase yields the protein METVSLSLWNAPRAEVPVVATVALPGSKSITNRALILAALADGPSTLTGALRSRDTDLMIDALRTLGTSIDTVDAETMLRVTPGRFRGGAVDCGLAGTVMRFLPPVAALADGTVHFDGDEQARTRPLDTILNALRGLGADIDGDSLPFTVRGAGSLRGGRVTIDASGSSQFVSGLLLSAAAFDEGVTVHHDGKTVPSMPHIDMTVDMLRESGVEVSTPATGGEADTWRVSPGVVRAIDRVIEPDLSNATAFLAAAAVTGGEVTVPLWPSRTTQPGDAIRGILLAMGADVRLDGSSLTVRGPHKLTGIDIDLHDVGELTPTVAALAALADGPSHLRGIAHLRGHETDRLAALAHEINALGGNATETEDGLTIVPAALHGGTWRSYADHRMATAGAIVGLTVDGIEIEDVGTTAKTLPGFENLWATMLSAGTATERKASF
- the ybaK gene encoding Cys-tRNA(Pro) deacylase, with amino-acid sequence MAGTATPATTLLDKHGIDHAVHSYVHDARADSYGSEAVDALGATVGVTAHQVFKTLVIKLDTGKLAVAVLPVPEKLSLKAAAAALGAGKAVMADRAEAERSTGYVFGGISPLGQRKPLPTVVDASALDWDRVLCSAGRRGLEIELAPADLVRLSGAVTAAVTAG
- a CDS encoding acyl-CoA desaturase, translated to MAITDIKEFAHLTEADIESLGRELDAIRLDVEDSRGVRDARYIRRAIRAQRLLELGGRLALFGSRYRPAWLAGTAMLSLSKIIENMELGHNVMHGQWDWMNDPEIHSMSWEWDQTGPSEHWKRAHNYSHHTFTNIVGMDSDVGFGILRMTRDEEWRPINLLQPFANIVLAATFEWGIALHDLTFAAELEGAEKGQLNSQANKDFARKIFRQVGKDFFLFPLLAGPAWKSTLSANTAANLARNLWAYVVIFCGHFPDGAEKFTVAEYENETRHEWYLRQMLGSANFDSGKIMGFMSGNLSYQIEHHLFPDLPSNRYPEIAVKVRALCEKYDLPYTTGSLAKQYLLALRTIHKLALPDRFLRATADDAPETSSERKFREARDAGAAMVETLRTDPVTGQRRGLLSALRARAEAKIPRRRR
- a CDS encoding fatty acid desaturase, giving the protein MAIADVKEYAHLTEADVEALGRELDAIRRDIEESRGERDARYVRNTIRLQRGLEISGRAVLFASKRRPAWLAGTALLSLSKIIENMELGHNVMHGQWDWMNDPEIHSTSWEWDVTGPSAHWKQTHNYIHHKYTNVLGMDDDVGYGLLRVTRDQRWKPFNTGNLLYNTLLALFFEYGIAAQHLELGKVAKGRVPSEETQRKLREVGEKVGKQILKDYVIHPAVTGPAWKSTLTANIAANMIRNVWTNAIIFCGHFPDGAEKFTKADIDKETPAQWYLRQMLGSANIDGGRLMDFMSGNLSYQIEHHLFPDLPSNRYAEIAVRVRELCEKYDLPYTSGPFLVQYAKSWRTIAKLSLPNKYLKATADDAPETASERKFGGNTTATIDPVTGRRQGLGSAIKRTRKRGGLRALLSR
- the rsgA gene encoding ribosome small subunit-dependent GTPase A, whose translation is MGHNAVRRHSDRTEGELLSRRQYDESDVRVRPGRGTRPRTKTRPEHLAAESAMVVSVDRGRWGCVLGGDPERPLVTMRARELGRTPIVVGDEVSVVGDLSGKPDTLARIVRVADRSTVLRRTADDTDPYERIVVANAQQLLIVVALADPPPRTGFVERALVAAYAGGLSPIVCLTKSDLESPEEFASAFADLDVPVVVAGRDDPVDEVVSMLSGRLTALIGHSGVGKSTLVNRLVPDADRAVGVVSGVGKGRHTSTQSVALPLPGGGWVIDTPGIRSFGLAHISPENVVAAFSDLAAAIEDCPRGCTHLGPPADPECALDHLEGKAAKRVDAVRHLLTAIASNEAW
- a CDS encoding SOS response-associated peptidase, whose product is MCGRYATTANPATLAVDLDAIDETGDDESQPDYNVAPTTQVLTVVDRHNARRIRRMRWGLVPSWTKELGKGPVLFNARADSVDTKPAFRNAFKYKRCLVPMDGWYEWQTEVDEAPAGKKAGKAKKIPYYMSPDDGSRLYMAGLWSVWHDPAVAESPPVLSCSIITVDSVAQLENVHDRMPLVMPRDRWAAWLDPEHPASTDLLAVSPDAIADITVRRVSTLVNSVKNNGPELLDPDAGRDEARVGEQISLL